A single window of Actinomycetes bacterium DNA harbors:
- a CDS encoding crotonase/enoyl-CoA hydratase family protein gives MSVRVERNGAVVTVVLDRPQVRNAVDRATAQALTEAFAAFDADDSAAVAVLWGAGGTFCAGADLQAIARGEPNRLEPHGDGPMGPTRMLLGKPVIAAVSGHAVAGGLELALWCDLRVVESDAVLGVFSRRFGVPLIDGGTVRLPRVVGLGRALDLILTGRPVGAEEALRIGLADRVVAPGSARTAAEELAASLVALPQAALRADRMSALSGSGLALDAALAAEFSRGLPSLREGVTGAARFADGEGRHGAPTG, from the coding sequence ATGAGCGTCCGGGTCGAGCGCAACGGCGCGGTGGTCACGGTGGTCCTGGACCGGCCGCAGGTGCGCAATGCCGTGGACCGTGCCACGGCGCAGGCACTGACCGAGGCGTTCGCGGCGTTCGACGCCGACGACAGCGCCGCGGTGGCCGTGCTGTGGGGCGCGGGCGGCACGTTTTGCGCGGGCGCGGACCTGCAGGCCATCGCCCGGGGCGAGCCGAACCGGCTCGAGCCGCACGGCGACGGCCCGATGGGGCCGACCCGGATGCTGCTGGGCAAGCCGGTGATCGCGGCGGTGTCCGGCCACGCCGTCGCCGGGGGTCTCGAGCTGGCCCTGTGGTGCGACCTGCGAGTGGTGGAGTCCGACGCGGTGCTGGGCGTGTTCAGCCGCCGGTTCGGAGTCCCGCTCATCGACGGCGGGACCGTGCGGCTGCCACGGGTCGTGGGCCTCGGGCGGGCCCTCGACCTGATCCTGACCGGGCGCCCGGTGGGGGCCGAGGAGGCGCTGCGGATCGGCCTGGCCGACCGGGTCGTGGCGCCCGGCTCGGCGCGTACGGCGGCCGAGGAGCTGGCCGCGTCGCTGGTGGCGCTGCCGCAGGCGGCGCTGCGTGCCGACCGGATGTCGGCGCTCAGCGGGTCCGGGCTGGCGTTGGACGCCGCGCTGGCCGCCGAGTTCAGCCGCGGACTACCGTCGCTGCGCGAGGGGGTCACCGGCGCCGCCCGGTTCGCGGACGGCGAGGGCCGGCACGGGGCGCCGACCGGTTGA